Part of the Paeniglutamicibacter sulfureus genome, CGGAATTGGTCGGCGTCTAGACCGCCGAAAACAGGCAGGCCGTTTCCCTCCGCTACTCGGAAGCCGGCTCGTCCCCGGAGAAATCCCCGGCTTCGCGGCGGAACTTGCTGAAGATCCGGATCAGTGTGGAGATGTCGCGGTCCGAAAACCCGGAGTCGGCAAAAACCTGGGAATTAAGCTCGATGGTGGCGGCCGCGGCCAGTTCGCGGCCCTGCCGCGTCAGGGCAATGAGGGTGGTGCGCTTGTCGGTCGGATGCTTGGTGCGAGCCACCAGGCCGGCACTCTCCAGCCGGTCCACGGCGTTGGTCACCGAGGTGGCGTGGACCTGTAACAGGGCGCTTGCCCGATTCATGGCCAGCGAGCCCTCACGGGCAAAGCTGAGTAAAGCGAGCATCTCATAGCGGGCGAAGGTGAGGCCGAATGGCTTGAGGACCGTTTCCGCGCGTTGCAACAGGATCTGTTGCGTCCTCATCAGGGCCGTGATCGCAGCCATGGGCTCGGCAACGTCCTCCCACCCCCGGCGTTCCCAATTGCGTTGCGCTTCCAGGATCGGGTCGCGCGATAGTGGCTGGCTCAATGTTCCCTCCGGATAGAATTCGTGCCCCAGCTTATCCAAGCCTCTCCGTGCATCAGGATTTCAGGGACGGGAAATCGTCGTCACGGTACTCGATGCCCTGGGGCTGGAGCCCAGGGGCCGCGTCGTGGCGTGCCGCTTCGTTGTTCCGCAGTTCCACGCGCCGGATCTTCCCGGAAATGGTCTTGGGAAGCTCGGCAAATTCGAGTCGACGGATACGTTTGAAGGGAGCCAGATGTTCCCGGCAGTAGCCCAGGATGCTTTCGGCCAACTCCGCCGAAGGCTCATGGCCCGCGGCGGTGACCACGAAGGCCTTGGGGACCGAGAGCCTGAGCGCATCGGGGGAGGGCACGACGGCGGCCTCGGCGACGGCGGGATGCTGGATCAGCACCGACTCCAGCTCGAAGGGACTGAGCTTGTAGTCGCTGGACTTGAACACGTCATCGCCGCGGCCCACGTAGGTGATGACCCCCTGCTCGTCCATCTCGGCCATGTCTCCGGTGTGGTAGACGCCGTCACGGAAGGCATCCGCGGTCTTCTCCCCGTCCCCGTAGTACGACTTCATCAGCCCCAGCGGGCGTGGATCCAGCCGCAGGCAGATTTCCCCCTCGCGCCCCTCCGCTCCGGTGGCTGGGTCGATGAGGACCACGTCGTAGCCGGGCATGGGCCTGCCCATGGCACCGATCTTGATGGGCATCCCCGGCGGATTGGCGATCTGCACGGTGGTTTCGGTCTGTCCGAAGCCGTCGCGAATCGTTTGCCCCCAGGCGCGGCTGACCTGGTCGATGACCTCCGAGTTCAGCGGCTCGCCGGCAGACACCAGCTT contains:
- a CDS encoding MarR family winged helix-turn-helix transcriptional regulator is translated as MSQPLSRDPILEAQRNWERRGWEDVAEPMAAITALMRTQQILLQRAETVLKPFGLTFARYEMLALLSFAREGSLAMNRASALLQVHATSVTNAVDRLESAGLVARTKHPTDKRTTLIALTRQGRELAAAATIELNSQVFADSGFSDRDISTLIRIFSKFRREAGDFSGDEPASE